In one window of Camelina sativa cultivar DH55 chromosome 15, Cs, whole genome shotgun sequence DNA:
- the LOC104746670 gene encoding cysteine-rich and transmembrane domain-containing protein PCC1-like: protein MNQSEQNSLSVEKTSQPSSGPYTLPPPIGYPTRDAMVGDPPAAAVETKSKGVEKATKIVENTGKGIEACCECLLCCLS, encoded by the exons ATGAATCAATCAGAGCAGAATTCCTTATCCG TGGAGAAAACTTCACAGCCTTCATCAGGTCCCTACACACTGCCACCGCCGATTGGTTATCCTACTAGAGATGCGATGGTGGGTGATCCTCCGGCAGCAGCAGTGGAGACCAAATCCAAGGGCGTCGAAAAAGCAACGAAAATTGTAga AAATACTGGTAAAGGTATTGAGGCATGTTGCGAATGTCTCCTGTGTTGCTTATCATAA
- the LOC109129094 gene encoding uncharacterized protein LOC109129094, with translation MRLLMRLKSFTTPEQHHLICFFVXTDREAVGVTRVAPTNGGTNGAILPDRVAVEDAPNGIYTLRGDPLMARTCFIIEKKMRNARAFVIAQSAPPRDPRTPPPKESVIQVNIDLSDPKRCVRIGAELPVALRDELIDFLRKNATTFAWTIDHMTGIDPSTTSHELNVDPTYKPVKHKRQKLGAERTAAVNEEEKKLLDAGSITELVEAIAGNELLSFMDAFSGYNQIMMHKNDREKTAFITEQGTFCYRVMPFGLKNAGATYQRLVNRMFASQLGRTMEVYIDDMLVKSAQAADHVAHLKQCFEILNKYSRKLNPAKCTFGVTSGEFLGYLVTKHGIEANPKQISAIINLPSPRNTHEVQRLTGRIAVLNRFISRSTDKCLPFYQLLRGNKRFEWDEKCELAFTQLKEYLSSPPVLAKPEQGETLYLYIAISCSAVSGVLVREDRGEQHPIFYVSKTLDGAELRYPTLEKLAYAVVISARKLRPYFQSHTVEVLTNQPLRTILHSPSQSGRLAKWAVELSEYDIEYKNRTCAKSQVLADFLVELSPELEADNPPPEIWSLHVDGASSKMGSGAGVRLTSPTGEILEQSFRLAFTATNNDAEYEALIAGLRLAHGIGVKKIQAYCDSQLVTHQFSGDYATRHARMDAYLKVVRDLSQQFEFFELVKIPRSDNAPADALATLASTSDPDLRRVIPVESIDQPSIDIELIEAALSTEASANPSASSAIVLAVMRSASAATNATTNATPIPTPAPPVTTIPAPPASKRQEDWQTEIIAFIADGIMPKDKWEARRLRVKSAHYTLLDGSLFRWEANGALLICVNTKDVNDIMREVHEGAGGNHSGGRALALRIRRNGHFWPTMVADCTAFANMCEKCQRHLPFIHSPTELLRTTSPPXRKH, from the exons ATGAGACTTCTGATGAGACTGAAGTCGTTTACCACACCAGAACAACATCAC ttgatttgCTTCTTTGTTNACACCGACCGTGAAGCCGTAGGCGTTACGCGTGTCGCTCCGACAAATGGCGGAACCAATGGAGCAATCCTTCCTGATCGAGTAGCTGTTGAAGACGCTCCAAATGGAATCTATACGCTGCGCGGAGACCCTCTGATGGCACGAACCTGTTTTatcattgagaaaaagatgCGCAACGCAAGGGCTTTCGTAATCGCCCAATCAGCACCACCACGAGATCCACGTACACCACCTCCGAAGGAGTCTGTGATTCAAGTTAACATCGACTTGTCTGATCCTAAGCGTTGCGTCAGAATAGGAGCCGAGCTGCCAGTCGCATTAAGAGACGAGCTCATCGATTTTTTACGTAAGAATGCAACCACATTCGCATGGACTATAGATCACATGACCGGAATCGATCCAAGTACTACTAGCCATGAGCTCAACGTTGACCCGACCTATAAGCCCGTCAAACATAAGCGACAAAAGCTCGGAGCGGAGCGCACTGCCGCGGTCaatgaagaggaaaagaaactaCTTGATGCTGGATCAATCACTGAG CTCGTCGAAGCCATAGCAGGAAACGAATTATTATCTTTTATGGATGCGTTCTCGGGTTACAATCAGATAATGATGCACAAAAACGACCGTGAGAAGACTGCTTTTATCACCGAGCAAGGCACTTTCTGTTACAGAGTCATGCCGTTTGGATTGAAGAATGCAGGAGCCACATATCAGCGACTGGTGAACCGCATGTTTGCAAGTCAACTCGGAAGAACAATGGAAGTCTATATTGACGACATGCTCGTCAAATCAGCTCAAGCCGCAGATCACGTCGCACACCTGAAGCAATGTTTCGAGATACTCAACAAGTATAGCAGGAAGCTGAATCCAGCGAAATGCACATTTGGGGTCACTTCCGGGGAATTCTTGGGATACCTCGTCACGAAACATGGCATAGAAGCTAATCCGAAACAGATTTCGGCTATCATCAATCTCCCGTCACCACGGAATACACATGAAGTACAGAGGCTTACTGGGCGAATTGCCGTACTGAATCGTTTCATCTCTCGTTCAACAGACAAGTGTTTGCCGTTTTATCAGCTCCTCCGCGGGAATAAACGCTTCGAGTGGGATGAGAAATGCGAGCTAGCATTCACACAGTTGAAGGAGTACCTATCGTCTCCACCAGTCCTGGCCAAACCCGAGCAAGGAGAAACGTTGTATCTCTACATCGCCATCTCCTGTTCAGCTGTAAGTGGTGTGCTCGTCAGAGAGGATCGTGGAGAGCAACATCCGATCTTCTATGTGAGCAAAACTCTCGATGGCGCGGAACTTCGGTACCCAACTCTTGAGAAGCTCGCATACGCAGTCGTCATTTCAGCTCGCAAGCTCCGCCCGTACTTCCAATCACACACTGTTGAAGTCCTAACTAATCAGCCGCTGCGCACGATCCTTCACAGCCCGAGTCAATCAGGACGTCTGGCAAAGTGGGCAGTTGAATTGAGTGAGTACGACATTGAGTACAAGAATCGCACATGCGCTAAGTCACAGGTTCTCGCGGATTTTCTCGTAGAGCTCTCTCCTGAACTCGAAGCTGACAACCCCCCACCCGAGATATGGTCTCTCCACGTTGACGGCGCTTCATCGAAAATGGGCTCGGGAGCAGGCGTACGCCTAACCTCGCCAACAGGGGAAATCTTGGAGCAGTCATTCCGCCTTGCTTTCACTGCCACAAACAACGATGCTGAGTATGAAGCGCTAATCGCCGGGTTACGTCTCGCACACGGAATCGGAGTCAAAAAGATACAAGCTTACTGCGATTCACAGCTGGTCACGCACCAATTCAGTGGAGACTATGCAACGAGACACGCACGCATGGATGCTTATCTGAAAGTCGTCCGCGACCTCTCACAACAGTTCGAGTTCTTTGAGCTCGTCAAGATTCCACGCAGCGACAATGCTCCCGCAGACGCACTTGCAACACTAGCCTCAACATCGGACCCAGACCTCCGCCGAGTAATACCGGTAGAAAGCATTGATCAACCAAGTATTGACATCGAACTCATCGAAGCCGCACTCTCAACAGAAGCATCAGCAAACCCGAGCGCTAGCTCGGCAATCGTCTTGGCAGTCATGAGATCAGCCTCAGCGGCCACAAACGCAACCACTAACGCCACGCCCATTCCAACCCCAGCACCTCCAGTTACCACCATACCTGCACCACCCGCCTCCAAAAGACAAGAAGATTGGCAAACCGAGATTATAGCATTCATTGCGGATGGGATCATGCCAAAGGACAAGTGGGAAGCACGACGTCTTCGCGTCAAGAGCGCACATTACACGCTGTTGGATGGTAGCTTGTTCCGTTGGGAGGCCAATGGCGCACTTCTCATCTGTGTTAATACAAAGGACGTCAATGACATCATGCGAGAGGTCCACGAAGGCGCTGGAGGTAACCACTCGGGGGGGCGAGCATTGGCACTTCGAATTCGCCGCAACGGCCATTTCTGGCCGACTATGGTTGCCGATTGTACTGCATTCGCAAACATGTGTGAAAAGTGTCAGCGACATTTACCATTCATCCATTCTCCGACAGAACTTCTGAGGACCACATCACCACCTNTTAGAAAGCATTGA
- the LOC104746668 gene encoding 60S ribosomal protein L27-2-like has product MVKFLKQNKAVILLQGRYAGKKAVIVKSFDDGNSSRGYGHCLVVGLKKYPSKVIRKDSAKKTAKKSRVKCFIKLVNYQHLMPTRYTLDVDLKDVATVDALQSKDKKVTALKEAKAKLEERFKTGKNRWFFTKLRF; this is encoded by the coding sequence ATGGTGAAGTTTCTGAAGCAGAACAAAGCCGTGATCCTCCTCCAAGGCCGTTACGCCGGGAAGAAGGCAGTGATCGTCAAATCCTTCGATGACGGAAACAGCAGCCGAGGTTACGGACACTGTCTCGTAGTCGGACTGAAGAAGTATCCGAGCAAAGTCATCCGAAAGGACTCAGCGAAGAAGACGGCGAAGAAGTCTCGTGTGAAATGTTTCATCAAGCTCGTGAATTACCAGCATCTGATGCCTACTCGTTACACGCTCGATGTGGATCTGAAGGATGTCGCGACTGTTGATGCTCTTCAGAGCAAGGACAAGAAGGTGACTGCTCTTAAGGAAGCTAAGGCTAAACTCGAGGAGCGTTTCAAGACTGGGAAGAACAGGTGGTTCTTCACCAAGCTCAGGTTCTGA
- the LOC104746669 gene encoding cysteine-rich and transmembrane domain-containing protein PCC1-like (The sequence of the model RefSeq protein was modified relative to this genomic sequence to represent the inferred CDS: added 33 bases not found in genome assembly): MKSVKVFPRIRNSHFITPSTPEIRMNQSEQNSLSVEKTSQPSSGPYTLPPPIGYPTRDAMVGDPPAAAVETKSKGVEKATKIVENTGKGIEACCECLLCCLS; this comes from the exons AATTCTCACTTCATCACTCCTTCAACTCCTGAAATCAGAATGAATCAATCCGAGCAGAATTCCTTATCCG TGGAGAAAACTTCACAGCCTTCATCAGGTCCCTACACACTGCCACCGCCGATTGGTTATCCTACTAGAGATGCGATGGTGGGTGATCCTCCGGCAGCAGCAGTGGAGACCAAATCCAAGGGCGTCGAAAAAGCAACGAAAATTGTAga AAATACTGGTAAAGGTATTGAGGCATGTTGCGAATGTCTCCTGTGTTGCTTATCATAA